Part of the Woronichinia naegeliana WA131 genome, AAAGAGTCAAGCAAACTCTAGTACCACTGCAATTTGTTTGTAAGAATCTGCCTATCGGCCATGACTCAAACCCCTTTTTGATGCTTCAGACACTAATGAATGTTCTAACCACGAATATATGAGTATGACCCAATTTCCTTGGCTAACCACCACTATTCTCTTTCCCATCGTCGCGGCCCTCTTCATTCCCATCATCCCAGATAAGGATGGTAAAACCGTTAGATGGTATTCCCTAATTGTCGGTTTAATCGATTTTGTTATTTTAGTTTATGGCTTTTATACGGGTTACGACCTGAATAATCCCAACTTACAGTTGGTGGAGAGCTATACCTGGCTACCCCAAATTGATTTGAAATGGTCAGTGGGAGCCGATGGTCTTTCGATGCCCTTGATCCTGCTCACAGGCTTTATCACCACCCTGGCCATTATGGCAGCTTGGCCTGTCACCCTTAAACCCAAGCTCTTTTATTTTTTGATGTTGGCCATGTATGGCGGGCAAATTGCGGTGTTTGCCGTGCAGGATATGTTGCTCTTTTTCCTAGTTTGGGAATTGGAGTTAGTCCCCGTTTATCTGATTCTTTCGATCTGGGGGGGGAAACGTCGGCTCTACGCAGCCACTAAGTTTATTCTCTACACGGCGGGGGGTTCCCTGTTTATTTTGCTGGGTGCTCTAACCATGGCCTTCTATGGCGATACCACGACCTTTGATATGTCGGCGATCGCGGCCAAACATTTCCCGTTGAATTTGCAGCTATTGCTCTATGCCGGTTTTCTCATTGCCTACGGGGTGAAATTACCGATTTTTCCGCTCCATACCTGGCTACCTGATGCTCACGGGGAAGCGACGGCTCCAGCCCACATGTTACTGGCGGGAATTTTGCTGAAAATGGGGGGATATGCCCTATTACGCATGAATTTACAGATGTTGCCCGATGCCCATGCTATTTTTGCCCCTGTGTTAGTGATTCTTGGGGTTGTCAATATTATCTATGCGGCCTTAACCTCCTTTGCCCAACGGAACCTGAAGCGTAAAATTGCCTATTCTTCCATTTCCCACATGGGCTTTGTGTTGATTGGGATGTCCTCTTTTACCGACTTAGGTTTGAGTGGAGCGATGTTACAGATGATTTCTCATGGTCTGATTGGAGCCAGTCTCTTTTTCATGGTCGGAGCCACCTACGATCGCACCCATACCTTGATGTTGGATGAGATGGGGGGTGTGGGCCAAAAGATGAAAAAAATGTTTGCTATGTGGACGGCCTGTTCCTTTGCTTCTTTGGCGTTACCTGGCATGAGTGGCTTTGTTGCTGAACTGATGGTCTTTGTGGGTTTTGCTACCAGTGATGCCTATAACCCGATTTTCCGTACCATTGTGGTGATTTTGATGGGGGTTGGGGTCATTCTCACACCGATCTATCTGCTCTCGATGCTGCGAGAAATTCTCTATGGCCCAGAGAACAAGGAGCTTACCAGTCATCATGCTCTGATTGATGCGGAACCCCGTGAGGTGTTTATTATTGCCTGTTTATTGGTTCCCATTATTGGCATTGGTTTCTATCCTAAGTTAGTCACTCAAATCTATGCTTCTAGCGCGGAACAGTTAACAGCAACATTACGGCGATCGGTTCCCAGTTTGGTGCAGAATGTGGCCCTTGCTCCGATTGAAACGGTGGCTTTACAGGCTCCTGAAATTGGTCGTTAAAACGAAGATAAGTTAGGGTGGATAATGACTTGTATAAATGACTTTTATAGTTGTTTTTATCCCCCTAAACAAAAAGGCATCCCTTTCAGATGCCCCTGATCGACTGGTCGATAGTCATTAAATTTACTTGAAGCCAACCGCAGCCTGCCAGACAAACGCTAATGCTAAAAAGAACAGTGGGATAATAGGCAGTACATCAACGAGTGGATCAAAGATTTGATAGGCTTCCGGCAATTTAGCCAGTAATAATGCGATCTCCATTGCTTGAGTTCCCTTTCTAACAGACAGATTATGATAAATCAATAGATTAAATCCTAGCACGAGTTGTCCGTGATCCCATGGCTCTGATTCGGTTGTTTAGGGGTTTTCTGGTGAATTTGGCCAAAGGAGTTTTAACGCCAGAATGGCAAACCCGATCGCCGCGATCGCCTTGAGAATTTTTGCCGGTAACAGTTGGGCAAGACTGCCTCCAGCGATGACTCCCAAAAAGCTGGCCAGGATCAAAGCCGTCACTGAACCGAAAAAAACGGCCTTTGGGGATTTAGCACTGCCCCCCAAAGCGATCGCCGCTAGTTGACTTTTATCCCCAATTTCAGCCAGAAAAACAGTAATAAAACTAAGACCTAATAGCTGCCAGTCCATACGAAATACATTCTCTTGATTTTGCTGAATCTCAAATAAACCCTTAAGTAAGTGGGCTTAATTAATTGTTAGATAGTAGAACAGGCTAGAAGCCTGTGGACGGGCAGGATGCCCATCCCACGTTTTATATTTAATTGTAACCAGCTACTTACTAATCCCTAAAGGGTAGTTAATAGGCAATTAACAAATACTCAATAGGTAATTAATAGGTAATTAATAGGTGATTACGTCACCGATCAATAGTCCTGTAATCAATAGCAGTAAGATCGCCACCGATAAATCTAATACCTGGGGAGACAACCGCCTTGCAATCCAATAACCAATTAATACGCCTAAAAGACTAGTAACGATTAATGCCGAAGCTGATCCTGCAAAGACAATCCAAGGCGACTGGGACTCTGCACTAATCAATAGGGTGCTGAGTTGAGTTTTGTCACCCATCTCTGCTAAAAAAATCGTGATAAAGGTCGAAGTAAAAACCGACCGAAAATAGGAAGGCTGCTTTTTTTGCACCTGAATAGCTTCTGAACTCGATTCTGAATTGGCTTGATCACCAGTCGCTACCATAAAATTGACACTAAAATCTTTTTAGGTTTTTTCATACTCTTCTCATTATTACGCAAAAATTCTGTCATCTCCTGGAATTTTTAATTTTTAGCTTGGACAGTTTAAGCCCCATTAACCGCGATCGCCTTCT contains:
- a CDS encoding NAD(P)H-quinone oxidoreductase subunit 4, whose translation is MTQFPWLTTTILFPIVAALFIPIIPDKDGKTVRWYSLIVGLIDFVILVYGFYTGYDLNNPNLQLVESYTWLPQIDLKWSVGADGLSMPLILLTGFITTLAIMAAWPVTLKPKLFYFLMLAMYGGQIAVFAVQDMLLFFLVWELELVPVYLILSIWGGKRRLYAATKFILYTAGGSLFILLGALTMAFYGDTTTFDMSAIAAKHFPLNLQLLLYAGFLIAYGVKLPIFPLHTWLPDAHGEATAPAHMLLAGILLKMGGYALLRMNLQMLPDAHAIFAPVLVILGVVNIIYAALTSFAQRNLKRKIAYSSISHMGFVLIGMSSFTDLGLSGAMLQMISHGLIGASLFFMVGATYDRTHTLMLDEMGGVGQKMKKMFAMWTACSFASLALPGMSGFVAELMVFVGFATSDAYNPIFRTIVVILMGVGVILTPIYLLSMLREILYGPENKELTSHHALIDAEPREVFIIACLLVPIIGIGFYPKLVTQIYASSAEQLTATLRRSVPSLVQNVALAPIETVALQAPEIGR
- a CDS encoding photosystem II reaction center protein K; amino-acid sequence: MEIALLLAKLPEAYQIFDPLVDVLPIIPLFFLALAFVWQAAVGFK
- a CDS encoding TMEM165/GDT1 family protein yields the protein MVATGDQANSESSSEAIQVQKKQPSYFRSVFTSTFITIFLAEMGDKTQLSTLLISAESQSPWIVFAGSASALIVTSLLGVLIGYWIARRLSPQVLDLSVAILLLLITGLLIGDVITY
- a CDS encoding TMEM165/GDT1 family protein; amino-acid sequence: MDWQLLGLSFITVFLAEIGDKSQLAAIALGGSAKSPKAVFFGSVTALILASFLGVIAGGSLAQLLPAKILKAIAAIGFAILALKLLWPNSPENP